The genomic DNA TGGCATATTTGATATGGCCTATGTTCAGGGTCATGTGCAACTCCGAAGTTATCAAGGGAAAACGCGGGGCAAAAAAAGAATCAGGCGAGAAAACTCTCGCCTGATCTCTATCAATACATACTGCCGTCAGTCTTTACTCTTCCCCTTCCGGTTCACCGTCTGAAGTGGTTTCTGTGTAATCTTCAGCAGAAAGCAGTGAATTCAGTTCCTCAGGGTCAGACATCTCTACAACGACAAGCCACCCGCTGTCATATGGATCGTCGTTGATCAGTTCGGGAGCATCCTTAAGCTCCTCGTTAATCTCCACAACCTGCCCGCCGATAGGGGCATAAAGCTCCGCAACCGTCTTCCGGGCCTCTACCGAACCGAATGAATCATCCTGCTCCAGTTCGTCGCCTACATCAGGAAGATCAACACCGGAGACCGGTCCCAATTCATGCTGGGCGAAATCGGTAAGCCCGATCACGGCCCGGCGCCCTTCCAACCTTATCCAGACATGCTCCTTGCTGTACTTC from Geobacter sp. DSM 9736 includes the following:
- the gcvH gene encoding glycine cleavage system protein GcvH gives rise to the protein MEFPDELKYSKEHVWIRLEGRRAVIGLTDFAQHELGPVSGVDLPDVGDELEQDDSFGSVEARKTVAELYAPIGGQVVEINEELKDAPELINDDPYDSGWLVVVEMSDPEELNSLLSAEDYTETTSDGEPEGEE